The genomic stretch AATTGTTCACGACCCTAATGCCGGAAAGAGCAACGGTGGAGGGAAGAACGGTTACAAGGTACTGTCCATTCAAAAAGGACCAACCAGCGGATATTTCGTCAACATGTCTTACCAGGAAAAAACTGTAAAGAGTTCGCTGGATGACAGTGAGGCTGGACGCCTCAAGCTATTGTTCATGTCGGCTATACCAAGTATTTATGGGTGGTAATGTTTGTGAAAGCTCTCAGCATCAGACAACCTTGGGCGTGGCTAATTGCTAACGGCCATAAAGATATTGAGAACCGCACATGGCCTACGAATTTTCGAGGGAAGTTTTTGGTTCACGCTGGCAGGAAGTTCGATCATGAAGGGTATGATTGGGTGTTGTCCGAAATGAATATCGAATTGCCGGAGTTAAAAGATTATGAACGTGGCGGAATCATCGGCAGTGCTGAGATCAGCGATTGCGTCACACGGTCCGGCAGCCGCTGGTTTTTCGGACCATTTGGTTTTGTAATATGTAACCCCAAACCACTTACTTTTCAACCGTATCGAGGACGTTTGGGTTTTTTTGAAATTGAAACTCCGGTTTATGACTCCCTGAAACGAGGTAAGTAACGTGAAAACCTACATCTTCGGGTCTGATTATTATAAAAGCGCAAGGATTAAAGCGGTTAGCCTTGAGCAGGCCATCAGACTATTTTGTATTCAAGAGCTCTTTCCTGAGAATTTTGTCGATAAAAGCTTCGTGAAATCTTCAGAATATTCCTCTGCTCTTGATAGGTATGTGAAAGTTTTTAAACCAGATACAAAACCTGCTATTTTTATACATGAGGGAGAAGGGGGCGAAAAGAAGAAAATAGGCAGCCTTTTCCTTTCCCAGGCCCTCGAACCAGACTATCAGAAACTTGTGCCAAAGCAGGCATTGCTCGATGGCGAGCATCCTGGGGAGGTGGAAGAAACGACTTTGCCTGTTTTAGGAAATGTCACAGCCATATCGACATATAATAAAATCCAGTTGAGGCAGAAACATGATCAAATCTTACTGAAGAAAGCTGAAATGGAACAGATGGTCCGCGAGCTAAATGTTTCTATGAGTGCGCTGAAAAAAGAGCTTGCAAGAAAGGCGGAGCTTATCTATGCGTTTGAGACATTTCTTGGTGTGCATGAAAAGGTGTATCAATTACTGGCAGGCGCACAGGCAGTCAAAGATGAACCTCTGGCTATTTACCAGCAAGTTCTCTATATGGACGAAGAGATTGGCGCTTGGGAGGATGGTGGGATCGACTTTAAAGACCTTGATAAGTTCGATGCCTGGATTGTTAAGAATTATGAGCGCTATCTATATCGAGAAAAGGCAATATGTGTTTTCCAGGTTAGGAGGCATAAAAAAGATTATGGCACTGATGCTTTTACAGATGTATTGCTCAACGTAGAGAATTTCAAAACATATTTCCTGATACGCAATGGAGAAAACCTTTATCGAATATGGGGAGAAATTAACATCACGCAAAGGCTGTTTCCGACAAAAACAGAATATGAAGACATTGTTAAAGACAGTTTCTCTGAAGAGACGAATAAACGGGAGCTCGAAAGGAAACATAAGGCGTACCTTCTAGGGCTCTTATATATTCAAGGGTTAATAGAGCGCACGCCTATACTGGGCGAAAACCTTAAAGATGTCAATTTGCTCACAGGTGACTTTTCCGAAGATCAAATAGTATTGATCAGAGACGACGAAAAGAATCAGTGGATTACAGATGGCCGTCCATCTTGGAGTGATCTTCTTAAACAGAATCGTTCAACAATCGGAGTTGGAACGCGAGTGGTCTTTTGCCGGTATGATTGGAAGAATTATGGCGAGTATAACGATGCCAACCGCATGTATCCAAATGTGCACAGCTCTTTTCCAGAACAAGAAAAACTTTATCAGATTGAAGAAGCCTTAGAGAAGAGTTATTGTAACTATGATTTTCTTATAAGATATAATCCGGAGGATGAAATATGGGGGCGAGATTACAGGGGATATTATGAGTCAAGAATCCGAAAAAACCGAATTCCTTTTCGATTCTACAAAGATGAGGTAATCAACTTTGATGCCATTACATTCGAAGAGTGCGACTATTACATTAAGAATCGCAACGAGAGAAAAGACTATTTGAATATATTGCCGGTACTGACCTGGATTAGAAACTTGAAAAAGGAAGAGGAGTCCTTAGAAAATGAATTTATCAAGTTGATACATGGCATTTCTGAAATGGCAGAAACAAATGTATCAGAGATAAAAGATGCTATTAAATGGTGGAAGTTGAAGAATAAATGGAAGCGAGATTTGATGAAAGATGATGCCAAAGCCTTGAGGATGATTACAAGGGCGTTAAAGAGTGGCAAATTTAAGAAAGAAGGTAAGGAGGAGAATGAAATACATTTACACCGTCGGTCATTCAAATATCCCCATCTCTCAATTTGTCGATCTCCTGGCTACTTCTAAGATTGCAGTGGTTGTGGATGTGCGATCCCGACCATTTTCAAAATATGCTT from Syntrophales bacterium encodes the following:
- a CDS encoding ASCH domain-containing protein; this translates as MKALSIRQPWAWLIANGHKDIENRTWPTNFRGKFLVHAGRKFDHEGYDWVLSEMNIELPELKDYERGGIIGSAEISDCVTRSGSRWFFGPFGFVICNPKPLTFQPYRGRLGFFEIETPVYDSLKRGK